In Tistrella bauzanensis, one DNA window encodes the following:
- a CDS encoding 3'(2'),5'-bisphosphate nucleotidase CysQ: MTDSLHALPEGSLSPDLLDDRMLLERALRTGGRIAMEAFCKSPVNWDKGGDNPVSEVDIAVDTVLRDHLLHARPGYGWLSEESVAHLSERARPRVWVVDPIDGTRAFLDGRPEFTISVALVEAGRPVLAQVFNPATGEFFEAAAGTGFRMNGAACRVASEADPMAARLLVSRRELQEKRWGPGLDGSAVIALGSIAYKLALVAAGRFDAAVSLRPKNDWDIAAADLMIAEAGGRMTDALGRDLVYARPDSTEHPSLIAANPALHAALMIRLGSDPAGTVAVAGVEPLD; encoded by the coding sequence ATGACCGACAGCCTGCACGCCCTGCCGGAAGGCAGCCTGAGCCCCGATCTGCTGGACGACCGCATGCTGCTGGAGCGCGCCCTGCGCACCGGCGGCCGTATCGCCATGGAAGCGTTCTGCAAATCGCCGGTCAACTGGGACAAGGGCGGCGACAACCCGGTCAGCGAGGTCGACATCGCGGTCGACACCGTGCTGCGCGACCACCTGCTGCACGCCCGCCCCGGCTATGGCTGGCTGTCGGAGGAAAGCGTCGCCCATCTGTCGGAACGCGCCCGGCCGCGGGTGTGGGTGGTCGACCCGATCGACGGCACCCGCGCCTTTCTGGACGGCCGGCCGGAATTCACCATCTCGGTGGCGCTGGTCGAAGCCGGCCGGCCGGTGCTGGCGCAGGTGTTCAACCCGGCCACGGGCGAGTTCTTCGAGGCCGCCGCCGGCACCGGCTTCCGGATGAACGGCGCCGCCTGCCGGGTGGCGTCGGAGGCCGACCCGATGGCGGCACGGCTGCTGGTCTCGCGCCGGGAATTGCAGGAAAAGCGCTGGGGGCCGGGGCTGGACGGCAGCGCCGTCATCGCGCTGGGCTCGATCGCCTATAAGCTGGCGCTGGTCGCGGCCGGGCGTTTCGACGCGGCGGTGTCGCTGCGCCCCAAGAACGACTGGGACATCGCCGCCGCCGATCTGATGATCGCCGAGGCCGGCGGCCGGATGACCGATGCCCTGGGCCGCGATCTGGTCTATGCCCGACCCGACAGCACCGAGCACCCGTCGCTGATCGCCGCCAACCCCGCCCTGCATGCGGCGCTGATGATACGGCTTGGCAGCGATCCGGCTGGCACCGTCGCCGTGGCTGGCGTAGAACCGCTGGATTGA
- the msbA gene encoding lipid A export permease/ATP-binding protein MsbA: MSRRRKSSPLPAGAPTSKALVARLSREHLKPYWRRIALAVVAMVVTAAATAANAWLMQPVLDDVFLKRDETMLLLVPAAVLALAAINGFATYVERVLMERLGTRVVADLQHRMYSRLMSADLAFFHQTGAGRLIARFTHDVQLVRKSAAAAMTSLAKESLTVIFLVGLMFWQDWLLAIIAFVVFPIAILPISRLGRRMRKVSDRAQDQVGRLTGILEETFLGARHVKAYGMEAYEGRRMGRTVEEIYRLTGKAERIRAAASPIMETLGGVAVGLVIFYGGAQVVAGETTPGAFFSFVTALLMAYRPAKTLANLNANLQEGLAAAHRVFELIDMPVRITDAPGARPLTELTGGPVRGAIRFEDARFTYGEGAPALDGLTLDVPAGRRVALVGASGAGKSTVINLIPRFYDLDGGRLTIDGADIRAVTLSSLRAAIALVSQEVTLFNDTVAANIRYGRTDASDAEVEAAARDAAAHDFITRLPQGYDTLVGEHGSNLSGGQRQRISIARAMLKNAPILLLDEATSALDTESERAVQDALARLMAGRTVLVVAHRLSTIIDADLICVMDRGRVIEQGSHSELIAAGGAYARLHALQFADHGDAAEPAAADSSTASPPAPGR; encoded by the coding sequence ATGTCGCGTCGCCGGAAGTCATCGCCCCTGCCCGCCGGTGCCCCCACCAGCAAGGCGCTGGTCGCGCGCCTGTCGCGGGAGCATCTGAAGCCCTATTGGCGGCGGATCGCACTGGCGGTGGTGGCGATGGTGGTCACCGCCGCCGCCACCGCCGCCAATGCCTGGCTGATGCAGCCGGTGCTGGATGACGTGTTCCTGAAGCGCGACGAAACCATGCTGCTGCTGGTGCCGGCCGCCGTGCTGGCGCTGGCCGCGATCAACGGCTTCGCCACCTATGTCGAGCGGGTGCTGATGGAGCGCCTGGGCACGCGCGTGGTCGCCGATCTTCAGCACCGGATGTACAGCCGACTGATGAGCGCCGACCTCGCCTTCTTCCACCAGACCGGCGCCGGGCGGCTGATCGCGCGCTTCACCCATGACGTGCAACTGGTGCGCAAATCCGCCGCCGCCGCCATGACCAGTCTGGCCAAGGAAAGCCTGACCGTGATCTTCCTGGTCGGGCTGATGTTCTGGCAGGACTGGCTGCTGGCGATCATCGCCTTCGTGGTGTTCCCGATCGCCATTCTGCCCATCTCCAGGCTGGGCCGGCGGATGCGCAAGGTGTCGGATCGCGCGCAGGATCAGGTGGGGCGGCTGACCGGCATCCTTGAGGAAACCTTCCTGGGCGCCCGCCACGTCAAGGCCTATGGCATGGAGGCCTATGAAGGCCGCCGCATGGGCCGCACGGTCGAGGAGATCTATCGCCTGACCGGCAAGGCCGAGCGCATCCGTGCCGCCGCCTCGCCGATCATGGAAACCCTGGGCGGTGTCGCCGTGGGGCTGGTGATCTTCTATGGCGGCGCGCAGGTGGTGGCGGGCGAAACCACGCCCGGCGCCTTCTTCTCGTTCGTCACCGCCCTGCTGATGGCCTATCGCCCGGCCAAGACGCTCGCCAATCTGAACGCCAATCTTCAAGAGGGGCTGGCCGCCGCCCACCGGGTGTTCGAGCTGATCGACATGCCGGTGCGCATCACCGACGCCCCCGGCGCCCGGCCGCTGACCGAGTTGACCGGCGGCCCGGTGCGCGGTGCCATCCGGTTCGAGGATGCCCGCTTCACCTATGGCGAGGGCGCGCCGGCACTCGACGGCCTGACGCTCGACGTGCCGGCCGGCCGGCGGGTGGCGCTGGTGGGCGCCTCCGGCGCCGGAAAATCCACCGTCATCAACCTGATCCCGCGCTTCTACGACCTGGATGGCGGCCGGCTGACCATCGACGGCGCCGATATCCGCGCCGTCACCCTGTCGTCGCTGCGCGCCGCCATCGCCCTGGTCTCGCAGGAGGTGACGCTGTTCAACGACACGGTCGCCGCCAATATCCGCTATGGCCGCACCGATGCCAGCGATGCCGAGGTCGAGGCCGCCGCCCGCGATGCCGCCGCCCATGACTTCATCACCCGGCTGCCGCAGGGCTATGACACCCTGGTCGGCGAGCATGGATCCAACCTGTCGGGTGGCCAGCGGCAGCGGATTTCCATCGCCCGTGCCATGCTGAAGAACGCCCCGATCCTGCTGCTCGACGAAGCGACATCGGCGCTGGATACCGAAAGCGAACGCGCGGTGCAGGACGCGCTGGCCCGGCTGATGGCCGGCCGCACCGTGCTGGTCGTCGCCCACCGGCTGTCGACGATCATCGATGCCGATCTGATCTGCGTGATGGATCGCGGCCGGGTGATCGAACAGGGCAGCCACAGCGAGCTGATCGCCGCCGGCGGCGCCTATGCCCGGCTGCACGCGCTGCAATTCGCCGATCATGGCGACGCCGCCGAACCAGCGGCCGCCGACAGCTCCACCGCCTCACCCCCAGCGCCGGGCCGCTGA
- a CDS encoding lysophospholipid acyltransferase family protein, whose product MAGLIKRWLKSETAQRLACRLAAAYIRLAHATGRFQVIGAGPANAHWDNGQPFILAFWHGRLLMMPYVWRAGVPMNMLISQHRDGRLIADTIAHFGLGSIAGSSSKGGAAALRQMVKAIRAGQYAGVTPDGPRGPRQRASGGIASIAKLAGVPVIPAAVGLRRRRLLGTWDRFMVPMPFSRGVFIWGEPIHVARDADAAALDHARQAIEDELNRITAEADRLTGHEPLPLPPPPSAQDAAP is encoded by the coding sequence ATGGCCGGGCTGATCAAACGCTGGCTGAAAAGCGAAACCGCGCAGCGCCTCGCCTGCCGGCTGGCCGCCGCCTATATCCGGCTGGCCCATGCCACCGGCCGCTTTCAGGTGATCGGCGCCGGCCCCGCCAATGCCCATTGGGACAATGGCCAGCCGTTCATTCTGGCCTTCTGGCATGGCCGGCTGCTGATGATGCCCTATGTCTGGCGGGCGGGGGTGCCGATGAACATGCTGATCAGCCAGCATCGCGACGGCCGGCTGATCGCCGACACCATCGCCCATTTCGGCCTGGGATCGATCGCCGGATCATCGTCGAAGGGCGGTGCCGCGGCCCTGCGCCAGATGGTCAAGGCGATCCGCGCCGGCCAATATGCCGGCGTCACCCCCGACGGGCCGCGCGGCCCCCGCCAGCGCGCCAGCGGCGGCATCGCCAGCATCGCCAAATTGGCGGGCGTGCCGGTGATCCCGGCGGCGGTGGGCCTGCGCCGCAGGCGCCTGCTGGGCACCTGGGACCGGTTCATGGTGCCGATGCCGTTCAGCCGCGGCGTGTTCATCTGGGGCGAGCCCATCCATGTCGCCCGCGATGCCGATGCCGCGGCACTCGACCACGCCCGTCAGGCGATCGAGGATGAATTGAACCGGATCACCGCCGAGGCCGACCGCCTGACCGGGCATGAGCCGCTGCCCCTGCCACCGCCGCCATCCGCGCAGGATGCCGCGCCATGA
- a CDS encoding 3-deoxy-D-manno-octulosonic acid transferase, producing the protein MTGAGIALGVYRGIARIGAPLVARHLDRRRRQGREHDSRWPERLGHAGLPRPDGRLIWLHGASVGESLSLLPLIDRLRAAMSSPAVHFLVTTGTVTSARLMADRLGPGALHQFAPVDTPQAVDRFLTHWRPDAALFVESEIWPNLLDGLDRRQIPRALVNARMSATSARRWVAMPGLARRLIGGFRPLLAQDDDSAARFQAVLGRPVAAPGNLKDAAEPLPADPVVLDALVAAIAGRPVWLAASTHPGEEALVLAAALRLRAAYPDLLTVIVPRHPERGAAIAAEAEAAGFTVTRRATSALPDAATDLYLADTLGELGVFFRAIAITFIGGSLVPVGGHNLLEPARLGAAILTGPHLGNFASLAARFRTAGAMLVVADAAGLADAVARLLADPAARNDLAAAAGSVAAEGSAGLARIVAAVLPLVDPATAAPAASGEVS; encoded by the coding sequence ATGACCGGGGCCGGCATCGCCCTGGGCGTCTATCGCGGCATCGCCCGGATCGGCGCGCCGCTGGTCGCCCGGCATCTGGACCGCCGCCGCCGCCAGGGCCGCGAGCATGACAGCCGCTGGCCGGAACGGCTGGGCCATGCCGGCCTGCCCCGGCCCGATGGCCGGCTGATCTGGCTGCATGGCGCCAGCGTCGGCGAAAGCCTGTCGCTGCTGCCGCTGATCGACCGCCTGCGCGCCGCCATGTCAAGCCCGGCCGTCCACTTCCTGGTCACCACCGGCACCGTCACATCGGCCCGGCTGATGGCCGACCGGCTGGGCCCCGGCGCGCTGCACCAGTTCGCGCCCGTCGACACCCCCCAGGCGGTCGACCGGTTCCTGACCCACTGGCGCCCCGATGCCGCCCTGTTCGTGGAAAGCGAGATCTGGCCCAACCTGCTCGACGGGCTGGACCGGCGCCAGATCCCCCGCGCCCTGGTCAATGCCCGGATGTCGGCGACCTCTGCCCGGCGCTGGGTGGCGATGCCGGGGCTGGCCCGGCGGCTGATCGGCGGCTTCCGGCCGCTGCTGGCCCAGGATGACGACAGCGCCGCCCGGTTTCAGGCCGTGCTGGGCCGCCCGGTCGCGGCCCCCGGCAATCTGAAGGACGCGGCCGAGCCGCTGCCGGCCGATCCGGTGGTGCTGGACGCGCTGGTGGCCGCCATCGCCGGCCGGCCGGTCTGGCTGGCCGCCAGCACCCATCCGGGCGAGGAAGCGCTGGTTCTGGCCGCAGCCCTTCGCCTGCGCGCCGCCTATCCCGATCTGCTGACCGTGATCGTGCCCCGCCATCCCGAGCGGGGCGCCGCCATCGCCGCCGAGGCCGAGGCCGCCGGCTTCACCGTCACCCGCCGCGCCACCAGCGCGCTGCCCGATGCCGCGACCGATCTGTATCTCGCCGATACATTGGGCGAGTTGGGGGTTTTTTTCCGCGCAATCGCCATCACGTTTATAGGAGGCTCGCTTGTGCCGGTGGGCGGGCATAACCTGCTGGAACCGGCGCGGCTGGGCGCTGCCATCCTGACCGGCCCGCATCTGGGCAATTTCGCCAGCCTCGCCGCCCGCTTCCGGACCGCCGGCGCCATGCTGGTGGTGGCCGATGCGGCCGGGTTGGCCGATGCGGTGGCCCGCCTGCTGGCCGATCCGGCGGCACGCAACGATCTGGCCGCGGCAGCGGGCAGCGTCGCCGCCGAAGGCTCCGCCGGGCTTGCCCGGATCGTGGCGGCGGTTCTGCCGCTGGTCGATCCGGCCACAGCCGCCCCCGCGGCATCAGGAGAGGTCTCGTGA
- the lpxK gene encoding tetraacyldisaccharide 4'-kinase yields the protein MKAPEFWGRDPTTLDRLLIAALAPLTLIFRLAGSIRRLAVRPANAGVPVLCVGNLTAGGAGKTPTALAIADRLRARGRRPHVVLRGYGGSVRGPTLVDPIAHRADQVGDEALLIARRLPTWVARDRVAGARAAAAAGADIVILDDGFQNPAIIKDLSLIVVDGGYGFGNGRVMPAGPLREPLAQGLARADGVVVVGEDSVDVAARLPFDRPVLRAVTVPGPETRRLRNRKVVAFAGIGRPEKFFDTLRAIGCRIAGSWSFPDHHPYAPDEIARLVEVAHRMDAVLVTTEKDLVRLPPEARDLVDYLTISLEWLDADPLDRLLDRIDPRSPRPDPAPGRPSVLDGHAGREDGHGRRR from the coding sequence GTGAAGGCACCGGAATTCTGGGGACGCGACCCAACCACGCTCGACCGCCTGTTGATCGCGGCGCTGGCGCCGCTGACCCTGATCTTCCGTCTGGCGGGCAGCATCCGCCGGCTGGCGGTGCGCCCGGCCAATGCCGGGGTGCCGGTGCTGTGCGTGGGCAACCTCACCGCCGGCGGCGCCGGCAAGACCCCCACCGCCCTGGCCATCGCCGACCGGCTGCGCGCCCGCGGCCGCCGGCCGCATGTGGTGCTGCGCGGCTATGGCGGCAGCGTTCGCGGCCCCACCCTGGTCGACCCCATCGCCCACCGCGCCGATCAGGTCGGCGACGAGGCGCTGCTGATCGCCCGCCGCCTGCCGACCTGGGTGGCGCGCGACCGGGTGGCCGGCGCGCGCGCCGCCGCCGCCGCCGGCGCCGATATCGTCATTCTGGATGATGGCTTCCAGAACCCCGCGATCATCAAGGATCTGTCGCTGATCGTGGTCGATGGCGGCTATGGCTTCGGCAATGGCCGGGTGATGCCGGCAGGCCCCTTGCGCGAACCGCTGGCCCAGGGGCTGGCGCGCGCCGATGGCGTGGTGGTGGTGGGCGAAGACAGCGTCGATGTCGCCGCCCGCCTGCCCTTCGACCGGCCGGTGCTGCGCGCCGTCACCGTGCCCGGCCCCGAAACCCGCCGGCTGCGCAACCGCAAGGTCGTGGCCTTCGCCGGCATCGGCCGGCCTGAGAAGTTCTTCGACACGCTGCGCGCCATCGGCTGCCGCATCGCCGGCAGTTGGTCCTTTCCCGACCACCACCCCTATGCCCCCGATGAAATCGCCCGGCTGGTGGAAGTGGCGCATCGCATGGATGCCGTGCTCGTCACCACCGAAAAGGATCTGGTGCGCCTGCCCCCCGAAGCCCGCGATCTGGTCGACTACCTGACCATCAGCCTGGAATGGCTGGATGCCGACCCGCTCGACCGTCTGCTCGACCGCATCGACCCGCGCAGCCCCCGCCCCGACCCGGCCCCCGGCCGGCCCTCGGTGCTCGATGGCCATGCCGGGCGCGAGGATGGCCACGGACGCCGCAGATGA